The following nucleotide sequence is from Kiritimatiella glycovorans.
GGTGGTGAGCCGGGCGGTCGAGCTGGGGATCCCGATGCCGGCCATCAGTTCCGCGCTCGCGTTCTACGACGGATACCGCAGTGCGCGGCTTCCGGCGAACCTGCTGCAGGCTCAGCGCGATTACTTCGGGGCGCACACCTACGAACGGGTCGACCGGCCGCGCGGCGAGTTTTTCCACACCAACTGGACCGGCCGCGGCGGCGATACGGCGGCCTCCACCTACAGCGTATAAGGACATCGGGTATGCCGTGGTTTATTCGTAAAGATGAGTCGATCGCCCGCACGGAGATCGAGCAGTTGTGTCAGCGCACGCTCGACGAGGCGCGCGACCGTCTGGGGTGTTCGTTCAGACGGGTGCTGCTGCTGCCGCCGGATATCACCCGCGCCCACTGCGGCGCGGGCTGGATCGCTGAAACCTTCGACCGGCTGCTGCCGGATAGCTGTGAGGTTCACATGATTCCCACCCTGGGACAGCATGTGCCGCATACGAAGGCCGACAACCGGTGGATGTTCGGGGATTTCCCGGAGGAGCGGATTCATGCCCACGACTGGCGCAACGGGGTCACCCGGATGGGGACCATCCCCGCCGCGCGCGTGGCGGAGAGCACCGACGGAAAGGCCGACTGGGAGATCCCGGTCGATCTCAACACCATGACGGTCGAGGGCGGGTGGGACCTGATCATCAACATCGGCCACGTCGTCCCGCATGAAGTGCTCGGGTTTGCGAACCACAACAAAAACTATTTCATCGGGCTCGGCGGCAAGGAAACCATTTGTGCGTCTCACCTCGCCGCGGGCGTGTACGGAATCGAGAACAACCTCGGCCGGCTCATCACGCCGCTGCGGGCCTGCTACAACTGGGCGGAAGAACAGTTTCTGGGGCATTGGCCGCACGTCTACATGATGGTGACCATGAAGCGTGACGAACAGAATCGGCTGGTGCACAGCGGCGTCTATGTCGGGGACGACGTCGACACCTACCTGGCGGCGGCCGAAACCAGCCTCGAGCAGAACATCACCGTTTTTGAACGACCGGTGAAAAAGATCGTGGCGGTCATGCAGGCCGATGAATTCCGCGCCACCTGGGTGGCGAATAAAGCCGTATACCGTACCCGCATGGCGATGGCCGACGGAGGGGAGCTGCTGATTATCGCGCCCGGGGTCGAGCGCTTCGGCGAGCAGAAGGAGGTCGACGCCCTCATTCGCACCTACGGCTACTGCGGGTCGCCTCAGGTGCTGGATCTCTACAAAAAGAAACGGGACCTCCAGGACCTGGCTCACGGCGCGGCGCACCTGATGCACGGGTCGTCCGAAGGACGGTTTACCATCCGCTACGCCCCGGGCGGCCTGAGTCGCGAAGAGGTCGAAGGCGTTCATTACGAATACGCCGACCCCCGGGAGGCCCTGGCGCGCTACAATCCGGAGACCATGCAGGAGGG
It contains:
- a CDS encoding lactate racemase domain-containing protein, with the protein product MPWFIRKDESIARTEIEQLCQRTLDEARDRLGCSFRRVLLLPPDITRAHCGAGWIAETFDRLLPDSCEVHMIPTLGQHVPHTKADNRWMFGDFPEERIHAHDWRNGVTRMGTIPAARVAESTDGKADWEIPVDLNTMTVEGGWDLIINIGHVVPHEVLGFANHNKNYFIGLGGKETICASHLAAGVYGIENNLGRLITPLRACYNWAEEQFLGHWPHVYMMVTMKRDEQNRLVHSGVYVGDDVDTYLAAAETSLEQNITVFERPVKKIVAVMQADEFRATWVANKAVYRTRMAMADGGELLIIAPGVERFGEQKEVDALIRTYGYCGSPQVLDLYKKKRDLQDLAHGAAHLMHGSSEGRFTIRYAPGGLSREEVEGVHYEYADPREALARYNPETMQEGWNTMPDGEEVFFISTPSAGLWSVKEKVGGGR